One stretch of Cetobacterium sp. NK01 DNA includes these proteins:
- a CDS encoding double-cubane-cluster-containing anaerobic reductase, with the protein MKINLDEIFEEFSEARRNGFLRVKELKDQGANIVGTFCTYTPKEIVYAAGAIPVTLCGVSNDTIPAAEVHLPKNLCPLIKSSYGYAISDKCPYMYFSDLVVGETTCDGKKKMYELLGEIKDTYVMQLPHSQDSEYAKNMWKHEVIKFKEKLESKFSTSITEEKLRESINLCNRERISLSNFYSLGKLIPPPISGYDMFTILNGVLYIFDKEEQIAKLNEITKNLRELHTNNECKISKTAPRILITGCPLGGVADKIIKQLEEVGAVVVVYENCGGTKNTEKLVDENEDPMKAIADKYLSIPCSVMSPNKGREDMLSNLIKEYKVDGVVEIILQSCHTYAIETRNIKRHVNNLEIPFISIETDYSTSDKGQIRTRLEAFVEML; encoded by the coding sequence ATGAAAATAAACTTGGATGAAATTTTTGAAGAATTTTCTGAAGCTAGACGAAATGGTTTCTTAAGAGTAAAAGAATTAAAAGATCAAGGCGCTAATATAGTCGGTACATTTTGTACATATACACCTAAAGAAATTGTTTATGCTGCTGGTGCTATTCCAGTCACGCTTTGTGGTGTAAGTAATGATACAATTCCTGCTGCTGAAGTTCATTTACCTAAAAATCTTTGCCCATTAATCAAATCTAGCTATGGATATGCTATATCAGATAAATGTCCCTATATGTATTTTTCAGATTTAGTTGTAGGAGAGACTACTTGTGATGGAAAAAAGAAAATGTATGAATTGCTTGGTGAAATAAAAGATACATATGTAATGCAATTACCTCACTCACAAGATTCTGAATATGCTAAAAATATGTGGAAGCATGAAGTTATAAAATTTAAAGAAAAACTTGAATCAAAATTTTCTACTTCTATAACAGAGGAAAAACTACGTGAAAGTATAAATTTATGTAATAGAGAAAGAATAAGTCTCTCAAATTTTTATTCATTAGGAAAACTTATTCCTCCTCCTATTTCAGGATATGATATGTTTACAATTTTAAATGGCGTTTTATATATTTTTGATAAAGAAGAACAAATTGCAAAGCTTAATGAAATTACAAAAAATCTTAGAGAATTACATACTAACAACGAATGTAAAATTTCTAAAACTGCTCCTAGAATTTTAATAACTGGTTGTCCTCTTGGAGGGGTTGCAGATAAAATTATAAAACAACTAGAAGAGGTTGGTGCTGTTGTAGTTGTATATGAAAATTGTGGTGGAACAAAAAACACTGAAAAATTAGTTGATGAAAATGAAGATCCTATGAAAGCTATTGCTGATAAATATCTTTCTATTCCTTGTTCAGTTATGAGTCCTAACAAAGGAAGAGAAGATATGCTTTCAAATCTTATTAAAGAATATAAAGTTGATGGTGTTGTAGAAATAATTTTACAATCTTGTCATACTTATGCTATTGAAACTAGAAATATAAAAAGACATGTAAATAACCTTGAAATACCTTTTATATCAATTGAAACTGATTACTCTACATCAGATAAAGGTCAAATACGAACAAGATTAGAAGCTTTTGTTGAGATGCTTTAA
- a CDS encoding plasma-membrane proton-efflux P-type ATPase, with product MDKISNDDLLKKLETDGKNGLSTVEAQKRLSRDGKNALEEKKETLLEKLMPYFWGPIPWMIEAAIVLSLITMDIKDFIIILLLLLLNAFIGWRQDKSAQDALAALKNDLALKANVLRDSKWQEIPASDLVMGDIVAVTLGNVVPADAQILSGDYLTVDQSALTGESLPVTKNIQDVIYSGSIAKEGSVIVVVTATGVNTYFGKTAKLVAEAGAKSQLTGEITSVGNFLIIGAIILSIILVTFQLILIRPLDQTTILRIVKTVLVLMVATIPVAMPAVISVTIALGALQLSKMKAIVSKLNSIEALASVDVLCSDKTGTLTQNKLSVAGVFPVGNNTTDLMTIYGVLASDPKGEDVIDLAIENTLKSKDQLSQYKVDTFIPFNPVIKRVEAIVEKDGKKFHIVKGAPQVIVEMCKLVGDTLKVIQDKIDELASHGFKSLGVAIGDGETWSYVGTFSLADPLRTDSKSTVQALKAEGINVKMITGDSQNIAKEVANQLGIGDNILLATDVFGTDDKNIQINSNMQKQVESASGFAEVFPQHKYEIVKVLQSKGHVCAMTGDGVNDSPALKQADCGIAVSGATDAARAAAALILTNPGLSVIENAVNEAKKIFSRMMSYIYYRIAMTINIMIFSVAVTLIGKYLIHRVIPEEGNSFFPLTAIMLVSLALLDDIPIMTIAYDNAEISSGPSVWNKKKVFSVSFVLGIISVIQSIALVIWADRDWSQITSFSQLQTLVFLQLVVGGHLLLFITRRSGWFFTKPFPQWKLFLAIVLTQIFVVFMTYFGWLVESITIKDILYVWGYNIVWMFPLSFISTILKRMK from the coding sequence ATGGATAAAATCTCAAATGATGATTTATTGAAAAAATTAGAAACTGATGGAAAAAATGGATTATCAACTGTAGAAGCTCAAAAAAGATTGTCAAGAGATGGAAAAAATGCATTAGAAGAAAAAAAAGAAACTCTTTTAGAGAAATTGATGCCATATTTTTGGGGGCCAATTCCTTGGATGATTGAAGCTGCAATTGTACTATCATTAATAACAATGGATATAAAAGATTTTATAATTATATTGTTATTACTTTTACTAAATGCTTTTATTGGATGGAGACAAGATAAAAGTGCTCAAGATGCACTAGCAGCATTAAAAAATGATTTAGCATTAAAAGCTAATGTTTTAAGAGATTCTAAATGGCAAGAAATTCCAGCGTCAGATTTAGTTATGGGAGATATTGTTGCAGTAACTTTAGGAAATGTTGTTCCTGCTGATGCTCAAATTTTAAGTGGAGACTACTTAACAGTAGATCAATCAGCTTTGACTGGAGAAAGTTTACCTGTAACTAAAAATATACAAGATGTTATATATTCAGGTTCTATAGCTAAAGAAGGAAGTGTAATAGTCGTTGTAACTGCAACAGGAGTAAATACTTATTTTGGTAAAACAGCAAAATTAGTAGCCGAAGCTGGTGCTAAAAGTCAATTAACAGGTGAAATAACATCTGTAGGTAATTTTTTAATAATTGGTGCAATAATTTTATCTATAATTCTTGTAACATTCCAATTAATATTAATAAGACCTTTAGATCAAACTACTATTTTACGAATAGTAAAAACAGTATTAGTTCTAATGGTTGCAACAATTCCAGTAGCTATGCCTGCTGTAATATCAGTAACAATAGCATTAGGAGCTTTACAATTGTCTAAAATGAAAGCGATAGTATCTAAGTTAAACTCTATAGAAGCTTTAGCTAGTGTAGATGTTCTTTGTAGTGATAAAACTGGAACATTGACACAAAATAAATTAAGTGTTGCAGGAGTTTTTCCTGTGGGAAATAATACTACAGATTTGATGACTATATATGGAGTTTTAGCATCAGACCCAAAAGGAGAAGATGTTATTGATTTAGCTATTGAAAATACTTTAAAATCAAAAGATCAATTAAGTCAATACAAAGTTGATACTTTTATACCTTTTAACCCTGTTATAAAAAGAGTAGAAGCTATTGTAGAAAAAGACGGGAAAAAATTTCATATAGTAAAAGGAGCTCCTCAAGTTATTGTTGAAATGTGTAAATTAGTTGGTGATACTTTAAAAGTAATTCAAGATAAAATAGATGAATTAGCTTCTCATGGATTTAAATCTTTAGGAGTTGCAATAGGTGATGGAGAGACATGGAGTTATGTAGGAACATTCTCTTTAGCAGATCCATTAAGAACAGATAGTAAATCAACTGTTCAAGCTTTAAAAGCAGAAGGAATAAATGTTAAAATGATAACAGGAGATAGTCAAAATATAGCTAAGGAAGTAGCTAATCAGCTTGGAATAGGAGATAATATTTTACTAGCAACAGATGTCTTTGGAACAGATGATAAAAACATACAAATAAACTCAAATATGCAAAAACAGGTAGAGTCAGCTAGCGGATTTGCAGAAGTTTTTCCTCAACATAAATACGAAATAGTTAAAGTACTTCAATCAAAAGGGCATGTTTGTGCTATGACAGGAGATGGAGTTAATGATTCTCCAGCTTTAAAACAAGCTGATTGTGGAATTGCAGTTTCAGGTGCTACTGATGCAGCAAGAGCTGCTGCTGCATTAATTTTAACCAATCCTGGACTTAGTGTAATTGAAAATGCTGTAAATGAAGCTAAAAAGATTTTTTCAAGAATGATGAGTTATATATATTATAGGATAGCAATGACTATTAATATTATGATATTTTCTGTAGCTGTAACACTAATAGGAAAGTATTTAATTCATAGAGTTATACCAGAGGAAGGAAATTCATTTTTTCCATTAACAGCAATAATGCTTGTATCCTTGGCATTACTAGATGATATTCCTATAATGACAATTGCTTATGACAATGCTGAGATAAGTTCAGGACCTTCTGTTTGGAATAAAAAGAAAGTATTTTCTGTAAGTTTTGTTTTAGGAATTATATCTGTTATTCAAAGTATTGCTCTTGTTATATGGGCAGATCGAGATTGGAGTCAAATAACAAGCTTTAGCCAACTGCAAACTCTAGTTTTCTTACAATTAGTTGTTGGTGGACATTTATTATTATTTATAACGAGACGTTCTGGATGGTTTTTTACAAAGCCGTTTCCTCAATGGAAATTATTTTTAGCTATAGTTTTAACACAAATTTTTGTTGTATTTATGACTTATTTTGGATGGTTAGTAGAATCTATAACGATAAAAGATATTTTATATGTTTGGGGTTATAATATTGTATGGATGTTTCCGCTGTCATTTATATCAACTATTTTAAAAAGAATGAAATAA
- a CDS encoding carbohydrate ABC transporter permease — protein sequence MKIKIKQNKIFPYYLILPSFFIMISTVLYPIVLTLFYSLEYYKLTKPYDRKFIGLQNYINIFKDSEFYLAIINSSIIIIVILILGVIFSFLIALILDKQNKLTNLLTAIAIIPWALPPVVNGLIWKFMFYPDFGLINKFLYYFNFVDNPVLWLNSRYSSLIILGIIITWRAVPFCCILLLANIKAIPEEIFEAAEIDGASTFQKIKNIMLPMLFPTFLIIITNLILIGINVFDEVVALIGFRKLGEPFMIYNYNQTFLFFNIGYGSAISYTITMLCGFLGFIYITYLSKRWKSYEK from the coding sequence ATGAAAATAAAAATTAAACAAAATAAAATATTCCCTTATTATTTAATTTTGCCATCTTTTTTTATTATGATTTCTACAGTTTTGTATCCTATTGTTTTAACTTTATTTTATAGCTTAGAATATTATAAGCTTACAAAGCCCTATGATCGAAAGTTTATAGGGCTTCAAAATTATATAAATATTTTTAAAGATTCTGAGTTTTATTTAGCTATTATCAATAGCTCAATTATCATTATCGTTATATTAATTTTAGGAGTTATTTTTAGTTTTCTTATAGCTCTAATACTTGATAAGCAAAATAAACTAACTAACTTATTAACTGCAATAGCTATAATTCCTTGGGCTCTTCCGCCTGTTGTTAATGGACTTATATGGAAATTTATGTTCTATCCTGATTTTGGACTTATTAATAAATTTCTTTATTACTTTAATTTTGTTGATAACCCTGTACTTTGGTTAAACTCTCGCTACAGTTCACTTATAATACTTGGCATTATTATAACTTGGAGGGCAGTTCCATTTTGTTGTATTCTACTCCTTGCCAATATTAAAGCTATTCCAGAAGAAATATTTGAAGCTGCTGAGATTGACGGAGCTTCAACTTTTCAAAAAATAAAAAATATAATGCTACCAATGCTTTTTCCTACATTCCTTATAATTATAACTAATCTTATATTGATAGGAATAAATGTTTTTGATGAAGTTGTTGCTCTTATAGGATTTCGTAAATTGGGTGAACCTTTTATGATATATAACTATAATCAAACTTTTTTATTTTTCAATATTGGTTATGGAAGTGCTATTTCATATACTATAACAATGCTTTGTGGATTTTTAGGCTTTATTTACATAACTTATCTTAGCAAGAGGTGGAAGTCATATGAAAAATAA
- a CDS encoding ABC transporter substrate-binding protein translates to MKKKILTTTLITLTSISFFTGCSKESSEKNIQNPKSTEITFMIPDWGVPPQSMLDDFQNESGIKVNIETVSWDDIRNKIAIAANGKKAAADVFEVDWSWVGEFNSANWLEPLNLTQEDINDIPSLSTFIVNGKTLAVPYANDFRIAYYNKELYENSNLKEPQTWNDVAKNMEILKEKNILKYPYTFPLNANEGTTTSFIWLTYLRDGKVFNNDNTINKENALKTLNFIDNMVKKELINPANLTMSAIDTYRELLSKDAAFMVGPTSFIARATDPNQSKVIGEIEVILPPGEDGKATQTMALTEAVGVSSLSENKEAAKKFVEWYTSKKTQRAFFKEISAIPTRTSVLNEVIDAGEIKNPGAMKEVALLVKSPFPNGVPSYYAEMSNIIYNAVNKMASGNITPEVAVEEIDSKIKDLLKK, encoded by the coding sequence ATGAAAAAGAAAATTTTAACTACAACGCTTATCACTTTGACTAGTATTTCATTTTTTACAGGATGTTCTAAAGAGTCTTCTGAAAAGAATATACAAAATCCTAAATCTACAGAAATCACTTTCATGATTCCAGATTGGGGAGTTCCACCTCAATCTATGTTAGATGACTTTCAAAATGAATCTGGAATTAAAGTTAATATAGAAACTGTATCATGGGATGATATTAGAAATAAAATCGCTATTGCTGCTAATGGAAAAAAAGCTGCTGCAGACGTTTTTGAAGTTGATTGGTCTTGGGTTGGAGAATTTAATAGTGCTAATTGGTTAGAGCCTTTAAATTTAACTCAAGAAGATATAAATGATATACCTAGTTTATCTACATTTATTGTCAATGGGAAAACACTTGCTGTTCCTTATGCAAATGATTTTCGTATAGCTTATTATAATAAAGAACTATATGAGAATTCTAATTTAAAAGAACCCCAAACTTGGAATGATGTTGCTAAAAACATGGAAATTTTAAAGGAAAAAAATATTCTTAAATATCCATATACATTCCCTTTAAATGCTAACGAAGGAACAACTACATCTTTTATTTGGTTAACTTACTTAAGAGATGGAAAAGTTTTTAATAATGATAATACTATTAATAAAGAAAATGCCCTTAAAACATTGAACTTTATAGATAATATGGTTAAAAAAGAACTTATTAATCCTGCTAATCTTACAATGAGTGCCATTGATACTTATAGAGAACTACTTTCTAAAGATGCTGCATTTATGGTTGGGCCAACTTCGTTTATTGCAAGAGCTACTGATCCTAATCAATCTAAAGTTATTGGAGAAATTGAGGTTATTCTTCCTCCAGGAGAAGATGGAAAAGCTACTCAAACTATGGCTCTTACTGAAGCAGTTGGAGTATCATCTCTTTCTGAAAATAAAGAAGCTGCTAAAAAATTTGTAGAATGGTACACTTCAAAGAAAACTCAAAGAGCTTTCTTTAAAGAAATTAGTGCTATTCCTACTAGAACTTCTGTTTTAAATGAGGTTATTGATGCTGGAGAAATAAAGAATCCAGGCGCTATGAAAGAAGTTGCTCTATTAGTAAAATCTCCTTTTCCAAATGGAGTTCCATCTTACTATGCTGAGATGAGCAATATAATTTATAATGCTGTTAATAAAATGGCTAGTGGAAATATCACTCCTGAAGTTGCTGTAGAAGAAATTGATTCTAAAATTAAGGACCTTTTAAAGAAATAA
- a CDS encoding cupin domain-containing protein, which produces MIKKKSDLKTKEIEALKGGKGKLRMVEILTEQELKDEGKLFSRVILEKGSSIGLHKHIDDFEVYYILKGIGKVLEKNGTYLVNEGDVVYTSHNEEHSIENLGDGELEMLAVVINHKN; this is translated from the coding sequence ATGATTAAAAAAAAATCTGATTTAAAAACTAAAGAAATAGAAGCTTTAAAAGGTGGTAAAGGAAAGTTAAGAATGGTTGAAATACTTACTGAACAAGAACTAAAAGATGAAGGTAAACTTTTTAGTAGAGTGATTTTAGAGAAGGGATCATCAATAGGACTTCATAAGCATATAGATGATTTTGAAGTTTACTATATCTTAAAAGGAATTGGAAAAGTTTTAGAAAAGAATGGAACCTATTTAGTAAATGAAGGCGATGTAGTTTATACATCTCATAACGAAGAGCATTCTATTGAAAACCTAGGGGATGGCGAATTAGAGATGCTAGCAGTAGTAATCAATCATAAAAATTAG
- a CDS encoding sugar porter family MFS transporter has translation MKYKKAIISSFIAGSAGFVLGYDMGVSGGTINNVATHFNLNSAWEGFALSVFIVGAVFGSLFTKRINDDMGRKKALIIGTILMLIGAIGVYIFGDKFKLFLLYRGIAGAGMGLLFSSEPSYVTEIAPPSIRGGLGSILQFTTGLGIIVGYFMTFIMLNHQSLSQDNIWMWKTIYGTEVIVVIIYLIFLFFIVNSPIWFLMKNRDDEAKKLMEEIWPDIDSDKFIETHSKYNRNDDETKNIEHQMEKSGKLKKLIFISFFMAALTELCGINPLIYYSSDIFRKIMPEGPDTAFYQSIINGIFFTIGSLISMLTVDKFGRKTLLFIGTFIMSASLFIIGIHIYMDAYSMLLVYLVYLFIFSYNFSAGAIRFLYIGELSPTPLRAYSLGFAGIINWMSDFLVSWTLPIIANSIFLNRIFKGSSIFFIYSVFGFIFFILVFTIPETKGKSLHEISEYWSLKDG, from the coding sequence ATGAAGTATAAAAAAGCTATAATTTCATCCTTTATTGCAGGAAGTGCAGGCTTTGTTTTAGGTTACGATATGGGAGTATCAGGTGGAACTATAAATAATGTAGCTACACACTTTAATCTTAATTCAGCTTGGGAAGGATTTGCATTATCTGTTTTTATAGTAGGGGCAGTTTTTGGGAGTCTTTTTACTAAGAGAATAAATGATGATATGGGAAGAAAAAAAGCGTTAATTATAGGTACTATACTAATGTTAATTGGAGCAATTGGAGTATATATATTTGGTGATAAATTTAAACTATTTCTATTATATAGAGGGATAGCTGGAGCGGGAATGGGATTATTATTTTCTTCAGAACCATCATATGTAACAGAAATTGCACCTCCTAGTATAAGAGGAGGATTAGGATCGATACTACAATTTACAACGGGATTAGGAATAATTGTTGGTTATTTTATGACATTTATTATGTTAAATCATCAAAGTTTATCTCAAGATAACATTTGGATGTGGAAAACAATATATGGAACTGAGGTTATTGTAGTTATAATTTATTTAATTTTTTTATTTTTTATAGTAAATAGTCCAATTTGGTTTTTAATGAAAAATAGAGATGATGAAGCGAAAAAGCTTATGGAAGAAATATGGCCTGATATAGATAGTGATAAATTTATAGAGACACATAGTAAATATAATAGGAATGATGATGAAACAAAGAATATAGAACATCAAATGGAAAAAAGTGGAAAATTAAAAAAATTGATATTTATATCATTTTTTATGGCTGCTTTAACGGAACTTTGTGGTATTAATCCATTGATTTATTATTCATCAGATATTTTTAGAAAAATAATGCCCGAAGGTCCTGATACAGCTTTTTATCAAAGCATAATAAATGGGATATTTTTTACAATAGGCTCTTTAATTTCTATGCTTACAGTAGATAAATTTGGAAGGAAGACTTTGTTATTTATAGGTACATTTATTATGTCAGCTTCTTTATTTATAATAGGAATCCATATCTATATGGATGCTTATTCTATGCTTCTTGTTTATTTAGTTTATCTATTTATATTTTCTTATAACTTTTCAGCAGGAGCTATAAGATTTTTATATATAGGTGAATTATCTCCAACTCCATTAAGAGCATATAGCCTTGGTTTTGCGGGGATTATAAACTGGATGAGTGATTTTTTAGTATCATGGACGCTTCCTATAATAGCGAATAGTATTTTTTTAAACAGGATTTTTAAAGGATCTTCAATATTTTTTATTTATTCAGTTTTTGGATTTATTTTTTTTATTTTAGTTTTTACAATTCCTGAAACTAAAGGAAAATCACTGCATGAAATTTCAGAATACTGGAGTTTAAAAGATGGATAG
- a CDS encoding acyl-CoA dehydratase activase: MCIRIGIDIGSTATKIAIFKGDILEKVFSVPSGWSSVETSEKIKSDLENEGYNFEECKVTATGYGRISVPYANKTVTEITCHSKGAQYITQKKNFTVIDIGGQDTKIIEVFSGNVENFIMNDKCSAGTGRFIEVMANILGVKLNELYELASQGKKVEISSMCTVFAESEVISLMGRGTAKEDIACGIVDSVVNKVAGLASRSKLAEEYFLSGGLCSSSYFIEELSKKLGTKISTDDLGRFAGAIGAALMQKI, encoded by the coding sequence ATGTGTATAAGAATAGGAATTGATATTGGATCAACAGCTACAAAAATAGCAATATTTAAAGGAGATATATTAGAAAAGGTATTTTCAGTTCCAAGTGGTTGGAGTAGTGTAGAAACTTCTGAAAAAATAAAAAGTGATCTTGAAAATGAAGGATATAATTTTGAAGAATGTAAAGTAACAGCTACAGGTTATGGAAGAATTTCAGTTCCTTATGCTAATAAAACAGTTACAGAAATAACATGTCATAGTAAAGGAGCTCAGTATATTACACAGAAGAAAAATTTTACAGTTATAGATATAGGTGGACAAGATACTAAAATTATAGAGGTTTTCTCAGGAAATGTTGAAAACTTTATTATGAATGATAAATGTTCTGCAGGAACGGGAAGATTTATTGAAGTAATGGCTAACATTTTAGGGGTAAAATTAAATGAGCTTTATGAATTAGCTAGTCAAGGTAAAAAAGTGGAGATTTCTTCTATGTGTACTGTTTTTGCTGAAAGTGAAGTTATTAGTTTAATGGGAAGAGGAACTGCTAAAGAAGACATAGCTTGTGGAATTGTTGATTCAGTGGTTAATAAAGTTGCTGGTCTTGCTAGTAGAAGTAAATTAGCAGAAGAATATTTTCTTTCAGGAGGATTATGTTCAAGCTCATATTTTATAGAAGAACTTTCTAAAAAATTGGGAACAAAAATATCAACAGATGATTTGGGACGTTTTGCAGGAGCTATTGGTGCTGCACTAATGCAAAAAATATAA
- the ppk1 gene encoding polyphosphate kinase 1, translated as MKEKKKEIYNRDLSWLEFNNKVVYEAKLGRNPLLERAMFLAIASTNLDQFFMVRIPKKREKKEREKIYNSIKKMVDNIYTEYSLYLKDLKKELDVDIKEYINLSKKEKEIGDDYFKRLIQPVLEIIEIDPFHPIPRIASGNLVLLGMIESKRTKDKKVIMIELRGEFERLIKISDEKNHFILIEELIKGNLESQLIDFEIKEVGIFRLTRDEGIEILEDSKVNEDIIKEVEDQLEEREWGEVIRVEYDKKLSKDMKCFITKNFSILTTEIYEISGPINLDFLWAIEQLNGYEKYKYEPLNEKFLKKMKGENIFETLKKKDKLLLHPYESFEAVTELIDTAADDPDVLAIKQTLYRVKHHDSPIIDALEKACKKGKQVTVLVEAKARFDEGDNIEWAKKLEHVGCHVIYGIKDLKVHGKTLLILRKEENKIKRYVQLGTGNYYKAPYVDISLFTADEGIGEDISNLFSNLISPQETNKWKEIGVGPQDLEDKFKQLVDREISNALKGKKAKIIAKMNGLTDTSMIEKLYDASNAGVKIILIVRGACCLLPGVKNMSENIEVYSIVGRFLEHNRIYIFENNGMKEYFLSSADWMTRNLERRVELMFPVKNSKNKIQLDSYFENILKDNVKRWKENEDGTYSLVKTSKDEKEFSYQDYYLNNKF; from the coding sequence ATGAAAGAAAAGAAAAAAGAAATTTATAATCGTGATTTAAGTTGGTTAGAATTCAATAATAAAGTTGTTTATGAAGCAAAATTAGGAAGGAATCCACTTTTAGAAAGAGCGATGTTTTTAGCAATAGCTTCAACTAATTTAGATCAATTTTTTATGGTTAGAATACCTAAAAAAAGAGAAAAGAAAGAAAGAGAAAAAATTTATAATAGCATAAAAAAAATGGTAGATAATATTTATACTGAATACAGTTTATATTTAAAAGATTTAAAAAAAGAATTAGATGTTGATATAAAAGAATATATAAATTTAAGTAAAAAAGAGAAAGAAATTGGAGATGATTATTTTAAAAGATTAATTCAACCAGTTCTTGAGATAATTGAAATTGACCCATTTCATCCGATACCAAGAATAGCATCTGGAAATTTAGTTTTATTAGGAATGATAGAAAGTAAAAGAACAAAAGATAAAAAAGTTATTATGATTGAATTAAGAGGAGAATTCGAAAGACTTATTAAAATTTCAGATGAAAAAAATCATTTTATTTTAATAGAAGAATTAATTAAAGGAAATTTAGAATCTCAGTTAATAGATTTTGAAATAAAGGAAGTTGGAATTTTTAGATTAACAAGGGATGAAGGAATTGAAATTTTAGAAGATTCAAAAGTAAATGAAGATATTATAAAAGAAGTTGAAGATCAGTTAGAAGAAAGAGAATGGGGAGAAGTAATTCGTGTTGAATATGATAAGAAATTATCTAAAGATATGAAATGTTTTATAACAAAAAATTTTAGTATTTTAACAACAGAAATCTATGAAATATCAGGACCTATAAATTTAGATTTTTTATGGGCTATCGAACAACTAAATGGATATGAAAAATATAAGTATGAACCATTAAATGAAAAATTTTTAAAAAAGATGAAGGGAGAAAATATATTTGAAACTTTAAAGAAGAAAGATAAATTGTTGCTTCATCCATATGAATCATTTGAAGCGGTTACAGAATTAATTGATACTGCAGCAGATGATCCAGATGTACTCGCAATAAAGCAAACTTTATATAGAGTAAAACATCATGATTCGCCGATAATCGATGCATTAGAAAAAGCTTGTAAAAAAGGAAAACAAGTTACGGTATTAGTTGAAGCAAAAGCTAGATTTGATGAAGGAGATAATATCGAGTGGGCTAAAAAATTAGAACATGTTGGATGCCATGTTATTTATGGAATAAAAGATTTAAAAGTTCATGGGAAAACTCTTCTTATTCTAAGAAAAGAGGAAAATAAAATAAAAAGGTATGTTCAATTAGGAACAGGAAATTATTATAAAGCTCCTTATGTTGATATATCTTTATTTACTGCTGATGAGGGAATCGGAGAGGATATTTCTAATTTATTTTCTAATTTAATAAGCCCTCAAGAAACTAATAAATGGAAAGAAATAGGAGTAGGTCCACAAGATCTAGAGGATAAATTTAAACAATTAGTGGATCGAGAGATAAGCAATGCTTTAAAAGGAAAAAAAGCTAAAATTATAGCAAAAATGAATGGTCTAACAGATACAAGTATGATAGAAAAATTATATGATGCTTCTAATGCTGGTGTAAAAATAATATTAATTGTAAGGGGAGCTTGCTGTTTGTTACCTGGAGTAAAGAATATGAGTGAAAATATAGAGGTTTATAGTATAGTTGGAAGATTCTTAGAACATAATAGAATTTATATTTTTGAAAATAATGGCATGAAAGAGTATTTTTTATCAAGTGCAGACTGGATGACACGGAATTTAGAGAGAAGAGTGGAGCTTATGTTTCCTGTCAAAAATAGTAAAAATAAAATTCAGTTAGATTCTTATTTTGAAAATATATTAAAAGATAATGTTAAAAGATGGAAAGAAAATGAAGATGGAACGTATTCTTTAGTAAAAACTTCCAAAGATGAAAAAGAGTTCTCATATCAAGATTATTATTTAAATAATAAATTCTGA